ATCATTTCAGTAGCTTTCGATTCGCCGATGAGACGAAGCAGGCGTTGGGTCCCGCCGAACCCAGGGATCAGACCAAGATTTACCTCCGGTAGCCCGAGTTGAATTCCTTCAGCAGCTAATCGGAGATGACAACACAATGCCAATTCCAAGCCTCCGCCGAGGCAGATGCCATTGATGGCTGCGATAATAGGTTTCGGCGAAGTCGCAATTTTATTAAAAATTCTTTGGCCGGTGATGGCCAGTTTTTTGCCTTTTGGCCTGGACCCGATTTCTGCCAACATCCGGATATCGGCTCCTGCAATGAAAAACCGTCCTGTTCCGGTGATGATGATGACCTTGACTTGATCATTCTTGGCCAGATCGTCCAGGGTTGATTCGAGTCCACTAAGCCCTTGGGGTGTAAGCACATTTGCGGGAGGATGGTTGATCGTCACCGTCGCGACATGATCTGCCACCTGTTCGGTGAGCCATATGCGAGGAGGTGCGCTCATGGTCTTGTCTCCTCTGGAGAGTCGTGCATCCTTGGCCTGCATGTCTTAGCCGAATCCGTGATGCATGGGGCCACACTTTGATAATATAAATTTATTATATCATAATGATAGAATATTATGGGTTCAATATCATTGCTTGCGGACGGTAAAAAAGGAATTTTTAACAGACCATCTGGCTGTAAAAACCTATCGACTATCCGGCCAGAATGTAGTGTCAGATATAATGCTGGTTTCCCCCAGAATTCACAATAAGGAGGTCCGGACATGTCCCAGCTTTTCAAAGGCATGGAGCGAATAGAAGAAGCGCGCCAGGAAGTGGCCGGAGAGAGTTTTATGGCGGGCCTGTTTATGGGAAATCCGGACTTCAACCTGCTGTTTCCGCCGGAAGAGCCAGATGAAGAAAAGCAAATCGGGGAAGAATATTGCCAGAAAATTGAAGAATTTCTGAAGCAGCATGTGGATCCGGATGATATCGAACGAACCGCTAAAATCCCGGAGCATGTGCTCAAGGGCCTGCTGGACCTTGGGGCATTCGGGATGAAAATACCCAAGGAATACGGCGGGCTGGGATTCTCGTATACGAACTACGGGCGGGTGCTGATGCTGATGGCCAGCTGGAGTAATATCCTGGCACTTACAGTTGCGGTGCCTCAGTCGATCGGGATCGCCATGCCGATTCTTCTGTTCGGAAACGAGGATCAGAAAAAGGCCTTTCTCCCGCGGGTGGCGAGAAAGGAAATCTCGGCTTTTGCGCTCACGGAACCGGACACAGGATCGGATGCGGCCAATATTCAAACAAATGCCGTCCTAAATGCATTGGGCACACATTTTGTGGTCAACGGCGAAAAACTCTGGTGCACCAATGGCTCCCTCGCCAGCCTAATAACACTGGTGGCCCGCGTGCCGGCAAAACGGATATTCCTGGATGGGAAAACCAAATGGGTCCCCGTGAGCGAAGGCAAGGGGGCAGAGGCTTCTGTCCACACGGCGTTCATCCTGGACATGTCCAGCCCGGGGGTGAAGATTCAGCAACGATGTCAATTTGAAGGATGTCGGGGCATTGAAAACGCCCATATGACATTTACCGACGTGCAAATTCCAGTGGAAAACCTCATTGGAGAAATCGGGAAAGGCTTGAAATATGCGTTGACCATTCTGAACGTCGGGCGGGCAATCAGTATTCCGGCTGTGTGTTTGGGGATGGCCAAGCAGGCTTGGCAACCCACGTTGGATCGGGCAAATTCACGCGTGACCTTTCAGCAGCCGCTCAGCCGGCGGCAAACCCAAATGAGGCGCGTAGGCCAGATGGCTGCGGATCTTTTTGCCGTCGAGGCCCTGTCCTGGCTGGTGTGGCGTATGGCCGATCAACATGCGTATGACATTCGTATTGAAGCCGCCATCGCCAAAATTGCGTGCTCAGAAAAGGCGATCAATTTTCTTAAAGGTGCGCAAACAATCTTTGGAGGAATGGGATACGAAAAGGCCGATTCCAAGCGGGTACGGAGAGAGCCGGCCTTCGGGATTGAACAATTGGTTCGGGATATCGAAATGTATCGTATCGGGGAGGGAGCCACGGATATTCTGCGACCCTTTGTGGCCCGTGAAGCCCTGAACCCGCATTTGGAACAAGCCAGGAATTATCTGGATGCAAAAGGCAAATCTCTGGAACGCATCCGTGAAGGGATGCAGGTCGCGCAATGGTATCTTCCCCGATACCTTGATCTGTGGAAACGGAAACCACTCCCTTCCCGTCCAGCGTTAGATCATCCCAAAGTCCGCAAGCACCTTACGTATGTCGAACGGGCAAGCCGCCGTCTGGCCAGAGCCATTTTCTACATTCTGGCGATTCACCAGGAAGGGATTCGTGATGATCAGGGCAGGCAAAATAGAATTGAATCGGTGGGGGAAGATATCTTGATCATTGCGGCCACGGCGTTATGGGCTGAACGGCAGTATAGCCGGGAGGGGGATCCCCGTGTATGGGGCCTGGCCGATGAGGTGTTTCATGCGGCGCGTGAGCGGATTGACCGGATGATTCCGGAAATCATCCACAATGACGATCATGTCACGGCCAACGTCGGAAAACGGGCATTTCTCGGTCAATATCCGATGCTGAATCATGGCATCATTTACCGGGACCTTTTCGACTATATCCCGAAGGGGCCAGCCGGAACTTTGAAGGAGAAAGGATTATATGAAAAAACCAATCAGAAGGATGAGGTTTTCACGATGCTGACCGATTCGGGATAGGTGG
Above is a window of Candidatus Nitrospira neomarina DNA encoding:
- a CDS encoding enoyl-CoA hydratase-related protein, which codes for MSAPPRIWLTEQVADHVATVTINHPPANVLTPQGLSGLESTLDDLAKNDQVKVIIITGTGRFFIAGADIRMLAEIGSRPKGKKLAITGQRIFNKIATSPKPIIAAINGICLGGGLELALCCHLRLAAEGIQLGLPEVNLGLIPGFGGTQRLLRLIGESKATEMILTGDSLSAEDGKTCGLISEVFSYKDLMPQAIGLASRIASKSQSAVGAALQAIQRGSDLKLREGLLVEATLFGKLCESEDKQEGLAAFLEKRTPHFKDL
- a CDS encoding acyl-CoA dehydrogenase family protein encodes the protein MSQLFKGMERIEEARQEVAGESFMAGLFMGNPDFNLLFPPEEPDEEKQIGEEYCQKIEEFLKQHVDPDDIERTAKIPEHVLKGLLDLGAFGMKIPKEYGGLGFSYTNYGRVLMLMASWSNILALTVAVPQSIGIAMPILLFGNEDQKKAFLPRVARKEISAFALTEPDTGSDAANIQTNAVLNALGTHFVVNGEKLWCTNGSLASLITLVARVPAKRIFLDGKTKWVPVSEGKGAEASVHTAFILDMSSPGVKIQQRCQFEGCRGIENAHMTFTDVQIPVENLIGEIGKGLKYALTILNVGRAISIPAVCLGMAKQAWQPTLDRANSRVTFQQPLSRRQTQMRRVGQMAADLFAVEALSWLVWRMADQHAYDIRIEAAIAKIACSEKAINFLKGAQTIFGGMGYEKADSKRVRREPAFGIEQLVRDIEMYRIGEGATDILRPFVAREALNPHLEQARNYLDAKGKSLERIREGMQVAQWYLPRYLDLWKRKPLPSRPALDHPKVRKHLTYVERASRRLARAIFYILAIHQEGIRDDQGRQNRIESVGEDILIIAATALWAERQYSREGDPRVWGLADEVFHAARERIDRMIPEIIHNDDHVTANVGKRAFLGQYPMLNHGIIYRDLFDYIPKGPAGTLKEKGLYEKTNQKDEVFTMLTDSG